From a single Oceanobacillus kimchii X50 genomic region:
- the nagA gene encoding N-acetylglucosamine-6-phosphate deacetylase: MGNGNVWIKNIKTIYTGFEKIENAGIFVSEGKIECIISEKEQFEPSEGFEVIDANHEWNAMPGFIDGHIHGGYGVDVMDADVHSLQMLAEKLPSEGTTSYLATTITQSPEEIEKALSNVYSFENQAGTAEMMGVHLEGPFVEVSKAGAQPKEYIVQPDLDQFRHWQQISGNNIRTITMAPEHDANGEFIKYLHESGVNVSAGHTDASFSQMKTAVSQGVRQLTHLCNAMNGIHHRGIGAVGAAFQLEDLRAELITDGIHVVPEMMQLIYDSMGSERIIIITDAMRAKGLEDGDYELGGQPVTVKEGRATLANGSLAGSVLRMIDGVKNMLGLEGVSIEDVIQMASVNPAKQVGIFDQKGSIEVGKHADILLVNNELDIQYTICRGKTAYRK, translated from the coding sequence ATGGGGAACGGAAACGTATGGATAAAGAATATAAAAACGATTTATACTGGTTTTGAAAAAATAGAGAATGCAGGGATTTTTGTAAGTGAAGGGAAAATTGAGTGCATTATTTCCGAGAAGGAGCAGTTTGAGCCATCAGAAGGTTTCGAAGTAATTGATGCAAACCATGAATGGAATGCAATGCCGGGATTTATTGACGGGCATATTCATGGTGGATATGGCGTTGATGTTATGGATGCAGATGTTCATTCATTACAAATGTTAGCGGAAAAACTTCCTAGTGAAGGAACGACAAGTTATCTTGCTACAACAATTACTCAATCACCTGAAGAAATTGAAAAAGCTCTTTCAAATGTTTATTCGTTTGAAAATCAGGCTGGTACTGCAGAAATGATGGGTGTTCATTTAGAAGGGCCATTTGTGGAAGTGTCGAAAGCTGGAGCACAGCCAAAAGAATATATTGTACAGCCAGACTTAGATCAATTTCGACATTGGCAACAGATATCAGGAAATAACATTCGTACAATTACGATGGCACCCGAGCATGATGCAAATGGAGAATTTATTAAATACCTACACGAATCAGGCGTGAATGTATCTGCTGGTCATACAGATGCTTCATTTTCTCAAATGAAAACAGCTGTATCTCAAGGTGTTCGTCAATTAACCCATCTATGTAATGCGATGAACGGCATTCATCATCGTGGTATTGGAGCTGTGGGAGCAGCTTTTCAATTAGAAGACCTACGTGCAGAGCTAATTACAGACGGAATTCATGTTGTACCAGAAATGATGCAACTTATTTATGATTCAATGGGTTCAGAACGAATTATTATTATTACAGATGCGATGCGAGCAAAAGGACTAGAAGACGGTGATTATGAATTAGGCGGACAACCTGTAACGGTAAAAGAGGGGAGAGCAACACTTGCGAATGGTAGTTTAGCTGGAAGTGTGTTGCGAATGATTGATGGTGTTAAGAATATGTTAGGGTTAGAAGGAGTTAGTATAGAAGATGTTATTCAGATGGCTTCTGTAAACCCCGCTAAGCAAGTTGGTATTTTTGATCAGAAGGGGAGTATAGAAGTAGGGAAGCATGCAGATATTCTCCTGGTAAATAATGAGTTGGATATTCAGTATACGATTTGTCGAGGGAAAACTGCTTATCGTAAGTAA
- the tagD gene encoding glycerol-3-phosphate cytidylyltransferase, with protein MTTVLTYGTFDMLHIGHINLLKRAKSLGDYLIVGISTDDFNTLKSKKSYYSYPDRKLIVEAIRYVDKVIPESTWEQKIEDIKNYNVDYFVMGSDWEGKFDYLNPYCEVIYLSRTEGISTSKIKDDFSQ; from the coding sequence ATTACTACCGTCTTAACATATGGTACATTTGATATGTTACATATTGGACATATTAATTTACTTAAAAGAGCGAAAAGTTTAGGCGATTATTTGATAGTAGGAATTTCAACAGATGATTTCAATACATTAAAATCTAAAAAATCTTACTATTCATATCCAGACCGTAAATTAATTGTAGAAGCAATACGGTATGTAGATAAAGTAATTCCAGAATCCACTTGGGAGCAAAAAATAGAGGATATTAAGAACTATAATGTCGATTATTTTGTAATGGGAAGTGATTGGGAAGGTAAATTTGATTATTTGAATCCATATTGTGAAGTAATATACTTATCCAGAACTGAAGGTATATCGACTTCCAAGATAAAAGATGACTTTTCACAATAA
- a CDS encoding LCP family protein: protein MKKNKSVQTRTVMRKKKKRRIRKRVLFILLPIVIIFFGVLGYGVHLYVQAQNAVSNSYEDDGREKSDLREGQVDPNIDNVSILIIGTDANEHRDNADNARSDALMLATFNKDKESVNLVSIPRDSYVHIPEVGYEDKITHAHAYGGPKATIETVENLMNIPVDYYVRVDFHAFVDVVDAIGGIDVNVPYEFKESNSMDKRDAIHLLAGEQTVDGEEALALARTRKLDNDIERGKRQMEIINAVAKKAASVNSVFNFDDVINAVGDNMSTNMSFKEMRTFVSYVTGGLNINNYTLEGTDYQPGSTYYWQLDEVALQETKTMLQDHLEISSPTVNTGSESYNQTNETQESQDPQNY, encoded by the coding sequence ATGAAAAAGAATAAATCTGTACAAACACGTACAGTAATGAGAAAAAAGAAAAAACGTAGAATAAGAAAGCGTGTCTTATTTATTTTACTACCAATAGTTATTATATTTTTTGGAGTGTTAGGCTACGGCGTTCATTTATATGTTCAAGCTCAAAATGCTGTCTCTAACTCGTATGAAGATGATGGCAGAGAAAAATCAGATCTACGAGAAGGACAAGTGGATCCGAACATTGATAATGTATCTATCTTAATTATTGGTACAGATGCAAATGAACACCGTGATAACGCAGATAATGCAAGATCAGATGCACTTATGCTTGCTACATTTAACAAAGATAAAGAAAGTGTGAATTTAGTTAGTATACCACGTGATTCTTATGTTCATATTCCCGAGGTAGGATATGAAGACAAAATCACACATGCTCATGCGTATGGAGGACCTAAAGCAACAATCGAAACCGTGGAAAACTTGATGAATATTCCAGTTGACTATTATGTTCGTGTAGACTTTCATGCTTTTGTAGATGTAGTTGATGCTATTGGGGGTATCGATGTTAACGTTCCTTATGAGTTTAAAGAATCTAACTCAATGGATAAACGAGACGCAATTCACTTATTAGCCGGTGAACAAACAGTAGATGGAGAAGAAGCACTTGCTTTAGCCCGTACTAGAAAATTAGATAATGACATTGAACGTGGAAAAAGACAAATGGAAATCATTAATGCAGTAGCAAAAAAAGCAGCTTCAGTTAATTCAGTATTTAATTTTGATGATGTCATAAATGCTGTCGGTGACAACATGTCTACAAATATGAGTTTTAAAGAGATGAGAACTTTCGTAAGTTATGTAACAGGTGGGTTAAATATTAATAACTATACTTTAGAAGGAACTGATTATCAGCCTGGTTCTACGTATTACTGGCAATTGGATGAAGTAGCACTTCAAGAAACAAAAACTATGCTACAAGATCATCTAGAGATATCAAGTCCTACAGTGAATACCGGAAGCGAATCATATAATCAGACAAACGAGACTCAAGAATCACAAGACCCTCAAAATTATTAA
- a CDS encoding glycosyltransferase family 4 protein: MWSIGELLIAFLLSVGTVLIVTPLMIKLFHTLNFVDRPDQVRKMHKIPKPSMGGLGIFIGIAVGFIYLSPDSPEMIGIIIGAVIILLTGLLDDMFNLRASYKLAGQLMAATVVTSSGLVIEKLTIPFAGTVFLNDYIGIALSIFWIVAAANAINLIDGLDGLAAGISVIGLSSILVMAIMDYRILVIGLCVILIGSTLGFLPYNFYPSKIFMGDTGALLLGYSIAVVSMLGLFKNIAFFSFIVPAIVLAIPIFDTILAIFRRLSNHQGIAVADNKHIHYLLMNKGYSHRKSVLIIYGFSIYFGVMAVIFNSARMITSLMIGCLILFAIQLFSEIVGIADKKKPILSQLRILGEKVKINR, encoded by the coding sequence ATGTGGTCGATAGGAGAGTTGTTAATTGCATTTCTTTTATCAGTTGGAACAGTTCTTATTGTTACACCATTGATGATAAAATTGTTTCATACTTTGAATTTTGTAGATAGACCAGATCAAGTACGAAAAATGCATAAAATACCAAAGCCTAGTATGGGTGGATTAGGGATATTTATCGGTATAGCTGTTGGCTTTATATATTTATCACCAGACTCACCTGAGATGATTGGGATTATAATAGGTGCTGTAATTATACTACTAACAGGATTATTAGACGATATGTTTAATTTACGGGCAAGTTATAAGTTGGCTGGTCAATTAATGGCGGCAACTGTTGTTACATCTTCGGGACTTGTGATTGAGAAACTGACGATTCCGTTTGCTGGAACAGTTTTTTTAAATGATTATATAGGAATAGCCTTATCTATTTTTTGGATTGTAGCTGCAGCTAACGCGATTAATTTAATAGACGGATTAGATGGATTAGCTGCTGGCATATCAGTCATTGGATTATCCAGTATTCTGGTGATGGCTATCATGGACTATCGTATTTTAGTGATTGGATTATGTGTGATACTGATTGGAAGTACGTTAGGTTTCTTACCTTATAACTTCTATCCTTCTAAAATTTTTATGGGAGATACAGGAGCATTATTATTAGGTTATTCTATAGCTGTTGTTTCCATGTTAGGATTGTTTAAAAATATTGCATTCTTTAGTTTCATTGTTCCAGCAATCGTATTAGCAATCCCTATATTTGATACTATATTAGCTATTTTTAGACGCTTAAGTAACCATCAAGGGATAGCGGTTGCTGATAATAAACATATACATTACTTGTTAATGAATAAAGGGTATTCTCATCGGAAATCTGTACTGATTATCTATGGATTTAGTATTTATTTTGGAGTAATGGCCGTTATTTTTAATAGTGCTCGTATGATTACTTCATTGATGATAGGATGTTTAATATTATTTGCAATACAGCTATTCTCAGAAATAGTAGGCATTGCTGACAAGAAAAAACCGATCCTCTCACAATTACGTATTTTGGGAGAAAAAGTGAAAATTAATAGATAA
- a CDS encoding peptidoglycan-binding protein: MTRKNFVIVLICIMVLFHFSPAITHANMASNGEKEQASQTENQSSKEVNNDTDDSQKGDFQEEPEEDNNESSHEKENSSFQNDKEVENKEEEESNEEQNSDDNSSEEKETTPREEEGKTDSEQVEAFAATVSLPYEKGDRHEDLVEIKEKLNHIGFDGISETDYFGDWTETRVRQFQEYYQLSVTGKVDQETINKLDSVYNSPFQLGKRHEDTKIIKEQLNSIGYGYISVTTLFGDYMESQVKKFQGDHGLRVNGIADERTLAKLEELASTDVFELGDRHNALISIKQKLNAIGFDGISETNYFGSWTETRVKQFQEYYGLSVDGKIGPATQEKLNSVYNSPFQNGKRHEDTKAIKEQLNSIGYGYITVTTLFGDYMESQVKQFQRDHGLRVNGIADEPTLRKLEELASTDVFEYGDRHNALISIKQKLNRVGFDGISETNYFGSWTETRVKQFQEYYHLTVSGKIDGSTQDKLEEVFNSPFQEGERHEDTVELKEKLNRLGYGHITVSTLYGSFTETQVRKFQQDHGLVVNGIADEITWLKLDETYYNSSFQLGDRHDDIIKIKQQLNAIGFGGISETNYFGEWTQTRVKQFQQYYQLTVTGKVDHTTEEKISSVYNSPFQNGKRHDGTVELKEKLNHIGFGYITVSTLFGSFTETQVRNFQEHYGLRVNGIADEVTFAKIDEIYNSPLQLGNRHPDIITLKENLNNLGYDGIAISDYFGDWTEKRLKEFQKDYGLPVSGIADEITLAKIEEASENRWIIEYTPYPTTLSQTLTRQMAVSPQTDAYRNSPAYVHKNYIELSRTAAITGSSVNLRTAPQLISNVAFNVSNGTSIDYIEEVTGAVYSGSNKWYKIRYRSQVVYVHSSLANINTLVGRTTANVNVRSAKSSSSHSYGVIPRGTTVNIVEEGGTWHGISYQTWRNAPEQDVLQYLDPDNNDIFQHLVLSESVGVTASSLNNVLSGKGILSGKGQSFISASRQHGVNEVYLISHALLETGHGTSDLATGIEVGKNSSGNPVLVTSSNRSSLTNIKTSYNMFGIGAVDSNARAGGAIRAYNEGWFSPEQAIIGGAKFIGEGYIHGGQDTLYKMRWNPANPATHQYATDIAWATKQVNNIKNIYDQLDNPMYKFDIPQYR; encoded by the coding sequence GTGACAAGAAAGAATTTCGTAATAGTATTGATATGTATTATGGTTTTGTTTCACTTTAGTCCAGCAATTACTCATGCCAATATGGCGAGTAATGGAGAAAAAGAGCAAGCTTCTCAAACAGAAAATCAATCTAGTAAAGAGGTAAATAATGATACGGATGACTCTCAAAAAGGTGATTTTCAAGAGGAACCCGAAGAAGATAATAACGAATCTTCTCATGAAAAAGAAAACTCTTCATTCCAAAATGATAAAGAAGTAGAGAATAAAGAGGAAGAAGAATCTAACGAAGAACAGAATTCAGATGACAATTCTTCGGAAGAAAAAGAAACAACTCCTCGAGAGGAAGAGGGGAAGACAGATTCTGAGCAGGTAGAAGCTTTTGCAGCGACAGTCTCCCTTCCATATGAAAAAGGAGATCGCCATGAAGATCTTGTAGAAATCAAAGAAAAATTAAATCACATAGGATTTGATGGTATATCTGAGACGGATTACTTCGGTGATTGGACAGAGACTCGTGTGAGGCAATTCCAAGAATACTATCAACTTTCTGTGACAGGAAAAGTGGACCAGGAAACCATCAATAAGTTAGATAGTGTGTATAACAGTCCCTTCCAACTTGGTAAACGTCATGAAGATACAAAAATAATCAAAGAACAGCTGAATAGTATTGGATATGGCTATATTAGTGTAACGACATTATTTGGAGATTACATGGAGAGCCAAGTGAAGAAATTCCAAGGCGATCATGGCCTTCGCGTAAATGGAATAGCAGATGAACGCACTCTAGCGAAGCTAGAAGAACTCGCATCTACGGATGTGTTTGAACTAGGAGACCGTCATAATGCACTTATCTCTATCAAGCAAAAGTTAAATGCGATTGGATTTGATGGTATATCCGAGACCAATTACTTTGGAAGTTGGACAGAGACTCGTGTTAAACAATTTCAAGAATACTATGGTTTGAGTGTTGACGGGAAAATAGGTCCAGCAACACAAGAGAAACTAAATAGTGTTTACAATAGCCCCTTCCAGAATGGCAAACGTCATGAAGATACAAAAGCGATCAAAGAACAGCTCAATAGTATCGGATATGGCTATATTACTGTAACGACATTATTTGGAGATTACATGGAAAGTCAAGTGAAGCAGTTCCAACGTGACCATGGATTGCGAGTAAATGGAATAGCGGATGAACCAACGTTAAGGAAGCTAGAGGAGTTGGCATCTACGGATGTATTTGAGTATGGAGATCGACATAATGCGCTTATCTCTATCAAGCAGAAGTTAAATAGAGTCGGATTTGATGGTATATCCGAGACTAACTACTTTGGAAGTTGGACAGAAACCCGTGTCAAACAATTCCAAGAATATTATCACCTAACCGTATCAGGAAAGATAGATGGTTCTACCCAAGATAAACTTGAGGAAGTCTTTAATAGTCCTTTCCAAGAAGGAGAACGTCATGAAGATACAGTAGAATTAAAAGAAAAACTGAATCGCCTAGGATATGGCCATATTACAGTATCCACATTATATGGAAGTTTTACAGAAACTCAAGTGAGAAAATTCCAACAGGATCACGGTCTTGTGGTGAATGGTATAGCAGACGAGATCACTTGGTTAAAACTTGATGAAACTTATTATAATTCAAGCTTTCAATTAGGAGATCGTCATGATGATATTATTAAAATTAAACAACAATTAAATGCGATTGGATTTGGTGGTATCTCTGAGACTAATTATTTTGGAGAATGGACACAAACCCGTGTTAAACAATTTCAACAATATTATCAGCTAACCGTAACAGGAAAAGTAGATCATACTACTGAAGAAAAAATTTCAAGCGTCTATAATAGTCCCTTTCAGAATGGTAAACGCCATGATGGAACCGTAGAATTAAAAGAGAAATTAAATCATATTGGTTTTGGTTATATTACGGTATCTACATTATTTGGTAGTTTTACTGAAACTCAAGTAAGAAACTTTCAAGAGCACTATGGGCTGCGTGTAAATGGGATAGCAGATGAAGTTACTTTTGCTAAGATTGATGAAATTTATAATAGTCCATTACAATTAGGGAATAGACATCCAGATATCATAACCTTAAAAGAAAACCTAAATAATTTAGGTTATGATGGGATCGCTATAAGTGATTACTTTGGTGATTGGACAGAAAAAAGACTGAAGGAATTCCAAAAGGATTATGGCCTTCCAGTTAGTGGTATTGCAGATGAGATTACATTAGCAAAAATTGAAGAAGCTAGTGAAAATCGTTGGATTATAGAATATACGCCTTATCCAACCACATTATCTCAAACTCTAACTAGGCAAATGGCTGTGAGTCCCCAGACAGATGCGTATCGTAACTCTCCAGCTTATGTTCATAAGAATTATATTGAACTAAGTAGAACAGCTGCTATTACGGGGTCTAGTGTCAACTTACGCACTGCTCCACAATTAATTAGTAATGTTGCATTTAATGTAAGTAATGGAACATCAATAGATTATATTGAGGAAGTAACGGGTGCCGTTTATAGTGGTAGTAATAAATGGTACAAAATTCGATACAGAAGCCAAGTTGTGTATGTTCACTCATCCTTGGCCAATATAAATACACTCGTTGGAAGAACAACAGCGAACGTTAATGTACGATCTGCAAAGAGCAGCAGCAGCCATTCTTATGGTGTGATTCCAAGAGGAACAACGGTAAACATAGTAGAAGAAGGTGGAACTTGGCACGGGATTTCTTATCAAACATGGAGAAATGCTCCTGAACAAGATGTCTTACAGTACCTAGATCCGGATAACAATGATATTTTCCAACATCTTGTCCTCTCAGAAAGTGTTGGCGTGACAGCATCTTCATTAAATAATGTTCTCTCTGGTAAGGGTATCTTAAGTGGAAAAGGCCAGTCATTTATCAGTGCAAGTCGTCAACATGGTGTTAACGAAGTATATCTAATCTCACATGCATTATTAGAGACTGGGCATGGAACTTCAGATTTAGCTACTGGAATTGAAGTAGGTAAAAATAGTAGTGGAAATCCAGTGTTGGTAACATCATCTAATAGATCTAGTCTTACGAATATTAAAACATCCTATAATATGTTTGGTATCGGTGCAGTAGATAGTAATGCAAGAGCAGGTGGAGCTATTCGTGCATATAATGAAGGTTGGTTTTCTCCTGAACAAGCAATTATAGGAGGAGCTAAATTTATTGGAGAAGGGTATATCCATGGTGGACAAGATACCCTTTACAAAATGCGTTGGAATCCGGCTAATCCTGCTACTCATCAATATGCTACAGATATTGCTTGGGCAACAAAACAGGTAAATAATATTAAAAATATTTATGATCAATTGGATAATCCAATGTATAAATTCGATATTCCACAATACCGTTAA
- a CDS encoding YheC/YheD family protein has translation MYLCYMRNYKKPFEFVRLLAKASKYYGIDIIYCHPSQVDTKDGKISGKILLNNRWESITVPIPEYIDLNAYCYKYKDTMDYLKKKSTLSSPRRFGSKESVYKKLIDDGQFAKIVPPTLLINSENDFCLLVEDYNKVILKPKKGHKGQGIYMINIVEDGYHVTQDCEEKIFNQAEMETFLQKQIIPNNYLGQKYVESTTSNGDPFDCRIRLEKNGEGNWEVVINLVRIGSGNKVVSNVAQGGSVNKLIPFLKYNYPENWNEIKEQIDYIAENLPEKIEQLFKKKTSFLGIDLGIDKKGNVYLFEVNSAPGVEFGEGELANIKSDYYNYILKNKKLSKN, from the coding sequence ATGTACTTATGCTATATGAGAAACTATAAAAAGCCCTTTGAATTCGTACGATTGCTAGCAAAAGCCAGTAAATATTATGGAATCGATATAATATACTGCCATCCTTCACAAGTAGACACAAAAGATGGAAAGATTAGCGGAAAGATACTATTAAATAATCGTTGGGAATCTATTACCGTCCCTATTCCTGAATATATTGACTTGAACGCCTATTGTTATAAATATAAAGATACTATGGATTATTTGAAAAAAAAGAGTACCCTATCATCGCCAAGGAGGTTTGGTTCAAAAGAAAGCGTATATAAAAAACTTATTGATGATGGACAATTTGCTAAAATCGTACCTCCTACACTATTAATAAATAGTGAAAATGATTTTTGTTTACTAGTAGAAGATTATAACAAAGTGATTTTAAAGCCAAAGAAGGGGCATAAAGGACAAGGGATTTATATGATCAATATTGTAGAAGATGGTTATCATGTAACACAAGATTGTGAGGAAAAAATATTTAATCAAGCCGAAATGGAAACATTTCTACAAAAACAGATTATTCCCAATAATTACCTCGGGCAGAAATATGTAGAGTCCACAACGAGTAACGGTGATCCGTTTGATTGCCGAATTCGTCTTGAAAAAAATGGTGAAGGTAATTGGGAAGTAGTTATAAATTTAGTCCGTATAGGGTCTGGTAATAAAGTAGTTTCGAATGTTGCACAGGGCGGAAGTGTGAACAAGCTAATACCATTTCTAAAATATAATTATCCCGAAAACTGGAATGAAATTAAAGAACAAATTGATTATATAGCGGAAAATTTACCTGAAAAGATTGAACAGTTATTTAAGAAGAAAACTTCTTTTCTTGGAATTGACCTAGGGATTGATAAAAAAGGAAATGTGTACTTGTTTGAGGTGAATTCTGCGCCTGGTGTTGAATTTGGTGAAGGCGAATTAGCCAATATTAAGTCCGATTATTACAACTATATATTAAAAAACAAAAAGCTTAGCAAGAATTAA
- a CDS encoding YheC/YheD family protein, with protein MQEIGFMTNFNQPTKLATITALIAKSYDIDLIYLRPKDVDIDSGMVRGKVLNNGKWKTKSTKVPRFIDISPYCFKKSNREIMDYLKDNTFLSDNRENTLSKQKLQDILKEDNNFSHLVIPTQKVKTFEELLNYLKLYKKTVLKPIRGLRGKGVHFLEVENEDTFRLGYQTEMKIMNLQELEEFYYHTIHRKGYILQKYVSSRTTQGDPFDCRIHVEKDGSGNWSVAKMYIRIGIGQSIISNVNQGGGISDPKPFLKANFNNNWSEIYDSLKEVGKSIPKKMEELRNTHIMYMGMDIGIDRSGKLYLFEVNDGPSTIALISEVAYHRSNYYSYALRELLSIPDKDKNSSQLNQLQQEVKQLRLENKQKDKEINQIKSSTSWKMTRLIRIVGKLFKNK; from the coding sequence ATGCAAGAAATTGGTTTTATGACAAATTTCAATCAACCGACAAAATTAGCAACCATCACAGCACTGATTGCTAAATCCTATGATATTGATTTAATATACTTAAGACCAAAAGATGTAGACATAGATTCTGGTATGGTACGTGGGAAGGTATTGAATAATGGAAAATGGAAAACCAAATCAACGAAGGTACCTAGATTTATTGATATTTCTCCCTATTGCTTTAAAAAGAGCAATAGGGAGATTATGGATTATCTCAAAGACAACACATTTCTGTCAGATAATAGAGAGAACACTCTTAGTAAACAAAAATTACAAGACATATTAAAAGAAGATAATAATTTTTCTCATTTAGTTATTCCAACCCAAAAAGTAAAAACATTTGAAGAACTGTTGAACTATTTAAAGCTTTATAAAAAAACAGTATTGAAACCTATTAGGGGACTTCGAGGAAAAGGTGTACATTTCTTGGAAGTGGAAAACGAAGATACTTTTAGACTTGGTTATCAGACAGAAATGAAAATCATGAATCTACAAGAGCTTGAAGAATTTTATTATCATACTATTCACCGAAAAGGTTACATTCTCCAAAAATATGTGTCATCAAGGACGACTCAAGGAGATCCATTTGATTGTAGAATCCATGTCGAAAAAGATGGCAGTGGAAATTGGTCAGTTGCAAAAATGTATATAAGAATCGGAATTGGACAATCAATTATTTCTAATGTTAACCAAGGAGGAGGAATAAGTGACCCAAAACCTTTTCTAAAAGCTAATTTTAATAATAATTGGTCTGAAATATATGATTCTTTAAAGGAAGTAGGAAAGTCAATTCCTAAAAAGATGGAGGAATTGAGAAATACACATATTATGTATATGGGAATGGATATAGGAATTGATCGTAGTGGAAAATTATATTTATTTGAAGTGAACGATGGCCCAAGCACAATTGCTTTAATTTCTGAAGTAGCATATCACAGAAGTAATTATTATTCCTATGCGCTAAGAGAACTATTGAGTATTCCAGACAAAGATAAAAACAGTAGCCAATTAAATCAATTGCAACAAGAAGTAAAACAATTGAGATTAGAAAATAAGCAAAAAGACAAAGAAATAAATCAAATAAAGTCAAGTACATCTTGGAAAATGACTAGACTTATTCGTATAGTTGGAAAGCTATTTAAAAATAAGTAA
- a CDS encoding acylphosphatase — protein MKSQEVVLLPHLNKRVVKDITGFKLCSYLVALEGWRRGLTLIWYNDETSKCKLDRLNSSTHGKFYSLSDGNKTHYFFRSRGDKVTNKAVRICQDKEETKSYLEKSNVPIPLGKVLEEDNDIINYANEINYPVIIKPLKGSMGKGVYTNINSEQELKGILKELRSKFSYKEYLVEKHYPGEEYRIYVVGNQVIGATNRKPANIIGDGKHTVEKLIDLKNEERKKNPYLSPKPIKADYEITFMLERVGYDLNSVPEKGEHVILREKSNLSSGGDPVEATDKLSTSVRQIAVDALKALPSIPHGGVDIIVDPSDQSKGVVLEINATAEIGFHPFPLTGESKDVPAAIIDYYFPETKGKYRSPFYFDYLSLLEPLKSWAVEELKVVKTPKKDIYARKYIVTGQLNKVGYMTYIRRQALRRNLYGYAKKITKNEVEIYLISESQKSIEDFKEFVQKGSRKSIVKNIEDKEVVFSGKPTKTGFRIIS, from the coding sequence ATGAAATCTCAAGAAGTGGTACTTCTTCCACACTTAAATAAAAGAGTAGTAAAAGATATAACAGGATTTAAGTTATGTTCATATTTAGTGGCACTAGAAGGTTGGAGAAGAGGATTAACGCTTATATGGTATAATGATGAAACAAGTAAATGTAAATTAGACCGTTTAAACAGTAGTACACACGGGAAATTTTACTCATTGAGTGATGGCAATAAAACACATTATTTTTTCCGTTCCAGAGGCGATAAAGTAACTAATAAAGCCGTTAGAATTTGTCAGGATAAAGAAGAAACAAAATCATATCTGGAGAAAAGCAATGTACCAATTCCCTTAGGAAAAGTATTAGAGGAAGACAATGATATCATAAACTATGCCAATGAAATAAATTATCCAGTAATTATAAAACCTCTCAAGGGGAGTATGGGTAAAGGTGTTTATACAAATATTAATTCAGAACAAGAATTGAAGGGTATATTGAAAGAATTGAGGTCTAAATTTTCCTACAAGGAGTATTTAGTTGAAAAACATTATCCTGGTGAAGAGTATCGTATTTATGTAGTTGGAAATCAAGTGATTGGTGCTACGAACAGAAAGCCAGCTAATATTATTGGGGATGGAAAGCATACTGTAGAAAAACTAATTGATCTAAAGAATGAAGAAAGAAAGAAGAATCCATATTTATCACCTAAACCAATTAAGGCAGATTATGAGATAACATTCATGCTTGAGAGAGTAGGGTATGATTTAAATAGTGTGCCTGAAAAAGGGGAACATGTAATTTTAAGAGAGAAAAGTAACCTTTCTTCTGGTGGTGATCCCGTTGAAGCTACTGACAAATTATCTACATCTGTAAGACAGATTGCCGTAGATGCATTAAAAGCATTGCCTTCTATTCCTCACGGTGGCGTCGATATAATTGTAGATCCAAGCGATCAGAGTAAAGGTGTCGTACTCGAAATCAATGCAACTGCTGAAATTGGATTCCATCCATTCCCTTTAACTGGTGAATCAAAGGATGTACCAGCAGCAATTATTGATTATTATTTCCCGGAAACAAAGGGAAAATACAGATCACCATTTTATTTTGATTATCTAAGTTTATTAGAGCCTTTAAAAAGTTGGGCAGTAGAAGAGTTAAAGGTTGTAAAAACACCCAAAAAGGACATCTATGCTAGGAAATATATAGTAACTGGTCAACTTAATAAAGTTGGATATATGACTTATATAAGAAGACAAGCTTTAAGAAGAAATCTTTATGGTTATGCTAAGAAAATAACAAAGAATGAAGTAGAGATTTATCTTATTAGTGAAAGCCAGAAATCAATTGAAGATTTTAAAGAATTTGTTCAAAAAGGATCAAGAAAATCAATAGTAAAAAATATTGAAGATAAAGAAGTCGTATTTTCTGGGAAACCTACAAAAACTGGTTTTCGAATAATAAGCTAA